In one window of Thalassotalea agarivorans DNA:
- a CDS encoding SoxR reducing system RseC family protein has protein sequence MSETFVEEVATVVSVQGKQVTVTSEVKSTCSSCQHNESCGSGIVAKAIPHKQLSATIDSNLSLELGDKVVIAIPATCLLQSAWVTYFFPLIGIMLFGVMAQSALEKGVFEQEIVAIVLSIFGGYLGFVLAKIWHAKSATSQILTPKILRKVPENIIVTKID, from the coding sequence ATGAGTGAAACTTTTGTCGAAGAAGTCGCAACTGTTGTGTCTGTACAAGGTAAACAGGTCACAGTCACTAGCGAAGTTAAATCTACATGTAGTAGCTGCCAACACAACGAAAGTTGTGGCAGCGGTATAGTGGCTAAAGCGATTCCTCACAAGCAATTATCTGCTACCATCGACAGCAATTTGTCGCTTGAATTAGGCGATAAAGTGGTTATCGCGATACCGGCAACATGCCTGTTGCAAAGTGCATGGGTAACTTATTTTTTCCCACTCATAGGGATTATGCTGTTCGGCGTTATGGCACAAAGTGCGCTAGAAAAAGGCGTTTTTGAACAAGAGATAGTTGCCATTGTATTGTCAATATTTGGCGGATACTTAGGCTTTGTACTTGCCAAAATATGGCACGCAAAAAGCGCAACATCACAAATCCTCACACCAAAAATTCTCAGAAAAGTACCAGAAAACATAATCGTGACAAAAATTGATTAG
- the rnc gene encoding ribonuclease III, translated as MNKSQHDLSTLYKKLGYEFRNQALLIQALTHRSAKGNHNERLEFLGDSILGFAIAKQLYAQFPKVAEGDLTRMRSTLVRGVTLAELGKAWGLGEYLILGPGELKSGGRRRESTLEDAVEAIVGAIFLDSDSIETTTEIVLTWFEQRLANIKPGQSQKDPKTQLQEYLQGRKIALPCYEVIKVTGQAHNQEFTIKGTTEVLDEEVITKGSSRRKAEQAAAKIILERITHDK; from the coding sequence TTGAATAAGTCACAACACGATTTATCAACATTATACAAAAAGCTTGGCTACGAGTTTCGTAACCAAGCTTTATTGATTCAGGCACTGACACATCGCAGCGCCAAAGGTAATCATAACGAGCGCTTGGAATTTTTGGGTGATTCTATTCTAGGATTTGCAATCGCTAAACAACTGTATGCGCAGTTCCCTAAAGTTGCTGAAGGTGACTTAACTCGCATGCGTTCGACATTAGTGCGTGGTGTAACGCTCGCTGAATTAGGCAAAGCATGGGGGCTAGGTGAGTATCTTATTCTAGGGCCTGGCGAATTAAAAAGTGGTGGTCGCAGGCGTGAATCAACCCTTGAAGATGCAGTAGAAGCTATTGTTGGCGCCATTTTTTTGGACAGTGACAGTATCGAAACCACAACTGAAATCGTGTTAACTTGGTTTGAACAACGACTTGCCAATATAAAGCCAGGACAAAGCCAAAAAGATCCAAAGACACAACTTCAGGAATACCTACAAGGTCGAAAAATCGCGTTGCCATGCTATGAAGTAATCAAGGTGACGGGACAAGCTCACAACCAAGAGTTTACGATCAAAGGGACGACCGAAGTGCTTGACGAAGAAGTCATTACCAAAGGGTCTAGCCGCAGAAAAGCTGAACAGGCGGCTGCAAAGATTATTTTAGAGCGTATTACCCATGACAAATAA
- a CDS encoding sigma-E factor negative regulatory protein → MTDNNLQTLSAAIDNEADKRVIKQIAKDEDMSQAWSRYHLIGDVMRDEVPASFDPSIADAIAQQIDQEPTVLAPKPRSQVVETIKANVVKFVKPAGQMAIAASAAAMMVITVQNTGQQDPVTPSPVVQTNGALGFAAPVSLNTVSPTRTTTQQELIQHQRRFHALLADHQQQTKLYNPQAEKVNKTSQEDNNQ, encoded by the coding sequence ATGACTGATAATAATTTGCAGACCCTATCTGCTGCCATTGATAACGAAGCTGACAAGCGTGTTATCAAACAAATTGCTAAAGACGAGGATATGTCTCAGGCATGGAGTAGATACCATCTGATTGGAGATGTGATGCGTGACGAAGTTCCCGCCTCGTTTGACCCATCCATTGCCGATGCAATAGCACAGCAAATCGATCAGGAACCAACGGTATTAGCACCAAAACCTCGCTCACAAGTGGTTGAGACGATAAAAGCTAATGTGGTGAAGTTTGTCAAACCTGCAGGTCAAATGGCAATTGCAGCATCGGCTGCTGCGATGATGGTGATTACGGTGCAAAATACAGGTCAGCAAGATCCTGTTACGCCAAGTCCTGTGGTTCAAACTAATGGAGCGTTAGGTTTTGCCGCGCCAGTGAGTTTGAATACAGTATCACCAACAAGAACAACAACACAGCAAGAGTTAATTCAACATCAGCGTCGTTTCCACGCATTGTTAGCTGATCACCAGCAACAAACTAAGTTGTACAATCCTCAAGCTGAAAAAGTTAACAAAACGTCGCAAGAAGACAATAATCAATGA
- the era gene encoding GTPase Era — translation MTNNTTRCGLIAIVGRPNVGKSTLLNALLGQKVSITSRKPQTTRHRILGILTEESNQAILVDTPGLHTEEKRAINRLMNRAASSSIAEVELIVFLVEGTHWTQDDELVLQKVKQSGAPCILVVNKVDNVEDKEALLPHLQKLGEMHSFETIVPVSALKGDNVDTIKQMCFDALPEGDFWFPEDYITDRSSRFMASEIMREKLMRFTGDELPYSTTVEIEQFKQDEYGTLHINALVLVERNSQKRMIIGNKGEKLKTIGQEARRDMQNLFGQKVFLETWVKVKSGWADDERALRSLGYGDDYSG, via the coding sequence ATGACAAATAACACAACACGCTGTGGCCTAATTGCCATAGTGGGCAGACCTAATGTCGGCAAATCAACCTTGTTAAATGCTTTGCTTGGGCAAAAGGTGAGTATTACCTCACGTAAGCCACAAACCACTCGTCATCGTATTTTAGGCATATTAACCGAAGAGTCCAATCAAGCGATTTTAGTTGATACTCCAGGCTTACATACGGAAGAAAAACGCGCTATCAATCGCCTTATGAATCGCGCAGCATCAAGCTCGATAGCAGAAGTTGAACTGATAGTGTTTCTTGTTGAAGGTACACATTGGACACAAGACGATGAACTGGTGCTACAAAAAGTTAAGCAAAGCGGCGCTCCTTGTATTTTGGTGGTCAATAAAGTCGATAATGTTGAAGACAAAGAAGCCTTGTTGCCTCATCTACAAAAACTAGGAGAGATGCATAGCTTTGAAACTATAGTGCCGGTATCAGCTCTTAAAGGTGATAACGTCGACACCATAAAACAGATGTGCTTTGACGCTTTGCCTGAAGGCGATTTTTGGTTTCCAGAAGACTACATTACTGATCGCTCTAGCCGTTTTATGGCCTCTGAAATCATGCGTGAAAAACTCATGCGTTTTACCGGTGACGAATTACCTTACTCTACCACCGTAGAAATTGAGCAGTTTAAACAAGATGAATATGGCACTTTGCATATAAACGCACTTGTTTTAGTTGAACGCAATAGTCAAAAGCGAATGATCATTGGTAACAAAGGTGAAAAGCTAAAAACAATAGGTCAAGAAGCACGTCGTGACATGCAAAATCTGTTTGGTCAGAAAGTCTTTTTAGAAACTTGGGTTAAAGTAAAATCTGGATGGGCAGACGATGAAAGAGCGCTGCGCAGCCTAGGTTATGGCGACGACTATTCAGGTTAA
- a CDS encoding MucB/RseB C-terminal domain-containing protein — translation MIKRFFMCLLVISLPATATEAPKSAEQLLSQLANTLKNTNFTTSFVVVKNNHADPYHWFHGVGENGDQLSIVSLLNGPRRDILRRGDTVSYVEPEFAPYSIEAKHISSPIPSILSGDILSLNDSYNFVLVGKNRVLGRPAQLIRLVSKDPHKYGHWLWLDQQTSFPLKIAIANKKGQLLEQIQFTHLDVSSNLSEQLLQLSQAELPPVVESPAENDNVQLKWRLSWLPVGFESIATNRHRMSMTKQPVEYRLFSDGLVDFSVYVGPSNDSAREQSYVLDGATVVLNQVVNGIEVSLVGKVPVETAKAIVAGVVVD, via the coding sequence ATGATAAAAAGATTTTTCATGTGTTTGCTGGTCATTTCACTACCAGCTACCGCAACGGAAGCACCTAAAAGTGCGGAACAATTGCTTTCTCAACTAGCAAACACATTAAAAAATACTAACTTCACTACGTCATTTGTAGTTGTTAAAAACAATCACGCTGATCCGTACCATTGGTTTCATGGAGTAGGCGAAAACGGCGACCAATTATCCATTGTATCTTTGCTTAATGGCCCAAGGCGCGATATTTTAAGACGCGGCGATACCGTAAGTTACGTTGAGCCAGAATTTGCTCCATATTCGATCGAGGCCAAGCACATCAGTAGCCCGATTCCGAGTATATTGTCAGGCGATATTTTAAGCTTAAATGATAGCTATAACTTTGTTTTAGTAGGTAAAAATCGAGTGTTGGGTAGACCTGCACAGTTGATTCGACTGGTTTCAAAAGACCCGCACAAATATGGCCACTGGTTGTGGCTAGATCAGCAAACATCCTTTCCTTTAAAAATAGCCATTGCCAATAAGAAGGGGCAATTGTTAGAACAAATTCAATTTACGCACTTGGACGTATCTTCGAATCTTTCTGAGCAGTTACTACAATTGTCACAAGCCGAACTACCACCAGTGGTAGAGTCTCCAGCTGAAAACGACAATGTGCAGCTAAAATGGCGCCTAAGCTGGTTACCGGTGGGCTTTGAATCTATTGCCACCAACCGCCATCGAATGTCGATGACCAAGCAACCTGTTGAGTATCGTTTGTTTAGCGATGGCCTTGTCGACTTTTCTGTCTATGTTGGCCCGTCTAATGACAGTGCGAGGGAACAATCGTATGTGTTAGATGGTGCTACTGTGGTATTGAATCAGGTAGTCAACGGTATAGAAGTGAGTCTAGTGGGCAAAGTGCCGGTAGAAACGGCTAAAGCCATAGTGGCTGGCGTTGTTGTCGACTAA
- the pdxJ gene encoding pyridoxine 5'-phosphate synthase has product MNDILLGVNVDHIATLRQARGVNYPDPAHAAAVAEHAGADGITIHLREDRRHIQDRDVYVMKETLQTRMNLEMAVTEEMLNIALEVEPVFVCLVPEKREELTTEGGLDVAGQLDKITDAVARLSQKHIQTSLFIDADPAQIDAAVASGAPYIEIHTGHYADAESEEEQLKELARIEKGIKYAHQKGLKVNAGHGLTYHNVKPIAAIPELIELNIGHAIIARAAIDGLEKAVRDMKRLMLEARA; this is encoded by the coding sequence ATGAATGATATTTTACTAGGTGTAAATGTTGATCATATTGCAACATTACGACAAGCCAGAGGCGTCAATTACCCTGATCCAGCACATGCAGCTGCGGTAGCTGAACATGCTGGCGCCGATGGTATCACGATCCATTTAAGAGAAGACAGACGTCATATCCAAGACCGCGATGTTTACGTTATGAAGGAAACGTTGCAAACGCGCATGAATTTGGAAATGGCGGTTACCGAAGAAATGTTAAATATAGCGTTAGAGGTAGAACCTGTTTTCGTTTGTTTAGTGCCAGAAAAGCGTGAAGAATTAACGACAGAAGGTGGCTTAGATGTTGCCGGACAACTTGATAAAATTACCGATGCCGTAGCGCGCCTTTCACAAAAACATATCCAAACAAGTTTATTTATTGACGCTGATCCTGCTCAAATCGATGCGGCAGTTGCTTCGGGCGCGCCCTACATCGAGATTCATACCGGGCATTATGCCGACGCAGAAAGCGAAGAAGAGCAGCTAAAAGAATTAGCGCGTATCGAAAAGGGTATTAAATATGCCCATCAAAAAGGGCTGAAAGTGAACGCGGGTCACGGATTAACCTACCATAATGTTAAACCGATCGCTGCCATCCCAGAGCTTATAGAGCTCAACATTGGCCACGCCATTATTGCACGCGCTGCCATTGATGGATTAGAGAAAGCCGTCAGAGATATGAAACGTTTAATGCTAGAGGCGAGGGCTTAA
- the rpoE gene encoding RNA polymerase sigma factor RpoE: MSEQNIDQQLVERVQQGDKAAFNLLVTKYQSKVANLVSRYVKNQADVADIVQEAFIKAYRALANFRGESAFYTWLYRIAVNTAKNHLVASGRKPPGSDIEIEDAEIYDSGEALRENASPEQLMLTQEIKQVVFNTIEQLPEDLRTAINLRELEGLSYEEIATIMECPVGTVRSRIFRAREAIDKKLKPLLQR; the protein is encoded by the coding sequence ATGAGCGAACAAAACATCGACCAACAGTTGGTTGAGCGAGTACAGCAGGGCGACAAAGCTGCCTTTAATTTATTGGTAACCAAGTATCAAAGCAAAGTTGCTAATTTAGTGTCTCGTTATGTTAAGAATCAAGCCGATGTGGCAGATATAGTGCAGGAAGCCTTTATAAAAGCCTATCGAGCGTTGGCTAATTTTAGGGGCGAAAGCGCTTTCTATACTTGGCTATATCGCATTGCTGTGAATACAGCAAAGAATCACTTAGTTGCTAGTGGTCGGAAACCTCCAGGAAGCGACATAGAGATTGAAGATGCGGAAATTTATGATAGCGGAGAAGCATTAAGAGAAAATGCCTCTCCAGAGCAATTGATGTTAACGCAAGAGATTAAACAGGTGGTTTTTAACACCATTGAGCAACTGCCTGAGGATCTGCGAACCGCAATTAATTTGCGAGAACTTGAAGGACTAAGCTACGAAGAGATTGCCACCATCATGGAATGTCCAGTTGGGACGGTAAGATCGCGTATATTTAGAGCGCGTGAAGCAATAGATAAAAAACTGAAACCATTACTTCAGCGCTAA
- the lepB gene encoding signal peptidase I, protein MAVYFSIFLVVTSIVTGIVWLADKFYWAPQRQLKLEAAQAQCATDLSDEVTEKIVTPNAFVDNAVQIFPIIALITVLRSFLYEPFQIPSGSMMPTLLDGDFILVNKYNYGLKDPIARNKFVDIGLPERGDIVVFKFPEEPNVDYIKRVLGEPGDKLVYRNKSFWVKPACDSTQTSCPGYEQLTQDYVGVSEYDDGSGQLREYTVNWGDKTTSLLIDHSQLQRVDGNFEYAVPAGHYLMVGDNRDNSYDGRFWGYVPEQLIVGEAVAIWMSFEFERTEDSWLPTWIPTGIRFDRIGGIE, encoded by the coding sequence ATGGCGGTTTATTTTTCAATATTTTTAGTGGTAACCAGTATTGTAACCGGTATTGTTTGGTTAGCAGACAAGTTCTATTGGGCACCACAAAGGCAATTAAAGCTTGAAGCAGCACAGGCACAGTGTGCAACGGATTTGTCAGATGAAGTAACGGAGAAAATTGTTACGCCTAATGCATTTGTTGATAATGCCGTTCAGATATTTCCGATCATTGCGTTAATCACCGTACTGCGTTCATTCTTGTATGAACCATTTCAAATCCCTTCGGGCTCAATGATGCCAACGCTACTTGATGGCGACTTTATCTTGGTGAACAAGTACAACTATGGTTTAAAAGATCCTATAGCACGTAATAAATTTGTCGATATCGGACTACCTGAGCGTGGTGATATTGTTGTGTTTAAGTTTCCTGAAGAGCCAAACGTTGACTATATTAAAAGAGTGTTAGGTGAGCCTGGCGACAAATTAGTGTACCGCAACAAGTCGTTTTGGGTTAAGCCAGCGTGTGATAGTACACAAACATCGTGCCCTGGCTATGAGCAACTAACGCAAGACTATGTCGGCGTTAGTGAATATGACGATGGTAGTGGACAATTGCGCGAATATACCGTCAATTGGGGCGATAAAACGACAAGCTTGTTAATCGACCATTCTCAGCTTCAACGTGTCGATGGTAATTTTGAATATGCTGTACCTGCAGGCCACTATTTAATGGTGGGTGACAACCGTGATAATAGTTATGACGGTCGCTTTTGGGGCTATGTGCCAGAGCAACTAATTGTTGGAGAAGCAGTGGCTATTTGGATGAGCTTTGAATTTGAGCGAACAGAAGATAGTTGGCTTCCAACGTGGATACCGACAGGTATTCGCTTTGATCGAATAGGCGGAATCGAATAA
- the recO gene encoding DNA repair protein RecO, whose translation MAVLAPQLAYVLHSRPYKENQYLLTLLTANDGKVGAVISIGTSKTSAYKKALIQPFTQINVTLKGGHGLQRVTHIEGQVSSKLLRGNFLYSGFYINELLTKLMPEFVPCELLFERYVTAIENLDQQAPLEPNLRQFELLLFAELGQGLDFTFALSNPELNYSFDLEKGFRASESGKEHLIIPGYILAEIAQQTVLSAQALNALKNINRTVINDLLHGKPLNSRKLFSQARS comes from the coding sequence ATGGCGGTGTTAGCTCCTCAACTTGCTTATGTGCTTCATAGCCGCCCTTATAAAGAGAATCAGTACCTATTAACCTTGCTCACTGCCAATGACGGCAAAGTAGGTGCCGTTATTTCTATAGGTACCAGCAAAACTTCAGCGTACAAAAAAGCCTTAATTCAACCTTTCACGCAAATAAACGTTACCTTGAAAGGAGGCCATGGTCTGCAACGTGTTACACACATTGAAGGCCAAGTATCATCAAAGCTACTGCGTGGTAACTTTTTGTATAGCGGCTTTTATATCAACGAACTACTAACAAAATTGATGCCAGAGTTCGTGCCTTGTGAGTTATTGTTTGAGCGTTATGTAACAGCCATCGAAAACCTAGACCAACAAGCACCATTAGAACCTAACTTACGACAGTTCGAATTGCTGCTATTTGCCGAACTAGGGCAAGGATTAGATTTTACCTTTGCCTTATCGAACCCTGAGCTAAATTATTCCTTTGACCTAGAAAAAGGCTTTCGAGCCAGTGAATCAGGTAAGGAACACCTAATTATTCCAGGATATATACTTGCCGAAATAGCGCAGCAAACGGTATTATCTGCGCAGGCATTAAATGCGTTAAAAAACATTAATCGAACGGTTATCAATGACTTGTTACATGGTAAGCCATTAAACAGTCGTAAATTATTTTCCCAAGCGAGAAGTTAG
- the nadB gene encoding L-aspartate oxidase encodes MNLQHNCDVLIIGSGAAGLSLALHLAQHADVVILSKSRINAGSTYYAQGGIAAVFDENDTVDSHVQDTLIAGAGLCEEDAVRYTAENAKECLNWLIGQGVDFDKEKDENGNDKYHLTREGGHSHRRILHAADATGQEIQTTLVERVKRHSRIRIFERYNAVDLIRATDGDKPCIGAYIWNRNTEKVESIYAQKTVLATGGASKVYQYTSNPDVASGDGIAMAWRAGCRVANMEFNQFHPTCLYHPEAGTFLLTEALRGEGAILRRPNGSRFMPDFDERAELAPRDIVARAIDFEMKRLGADCMYLDISHKEPAFIKSHFPTIYEKTRQLGIDITKNPMPVVPAAHYTCGGVMVDKNSQTDTKNLYAIGEVAYTGLHGANRMASNSLLECLVFARAAALEIEQTLDSKHRYLKLPAWDESRVTNSDEEVVIQHNWHELRLFMWDYVGIVRTNNRLQRAMNRVELLQKEIDEYYRNFRVSNNLLELRNLVQVAELIIRCAMQRKESRGLHYTLDYPNMLETTSPTVLKPEKYSANS; translated from the coding sequence ATGAATCTTCAACATAATTGCGACGTGCTGATTATTGGTAGTGGCGCCGCCGGACTTAGTTTGGCTTTGCACTTAGCTCAGCATGCCGACGTCGTTATTTTAAGTAAAAGTCGTATTAATGCTGGTTCAACCTATTATGCGCAAGGCGGTATCGCAGCGGTATTTGACGAAAACGACACCGTTGATTCTCATGTACAAGACACATTAATAGCAGGTGCCGGACTTTGTGAAGAAGACGCAGTGCGCTATACAGCTGAAAATGCTAAAGAGTGCCTCAATTGGCTCATTGGTCAAGGCGTCGATTTTGATAAAGAAAAAGACGAGAACGGCAACGACAAATACCATTTAACTCGAGAAGGCGGCCATAGCCATAGGCGCATATTGCACGCAGCTGATGCAACTGGGCAAGAAATTCAAACGACCTTAGTAGAGCGCGTAAAGCGTCATAGCCGCATTCGTATTTTCGAGCGCTACAATGCAGTTGACCTTATTCGTGCAACAGACGGCGATAAACCTTGTATCGGCGCCTACATATGGAACCGCAATACCGAAAAAGTTGAAAGTATTTATGCGCAAAAAACTGTGCTGGCAACGGGCGGCGCGAGTAAAGTTTACCAGTACACGTCAAATCCTGATGTTGCAAGCGGTGATGGTATTGCGATGGCTTGGCGGGCTGGTTGTCGCGTTGCCAACATGGAGTTTAATCAATTTCACCCTACTTGTTTATATCACCCTGAAGCCGGCACGTTTTTATTAACGGAAGCGCTTCGAGGAGAAGGCGCTATTCTACGCCGCCCTAATGGTAGCCGCTTTATGCCCGATTTTGATGAGCGTGCTGAACTAGCGCCACGTGATATTGTGGCTCGTGCAATTGACTTTGAAATGAAACGACTTGGTGCAGATTGCATGTACCTAGATATTAGTCATAAAGAGCCGGCATTTATTAAAAGTCATTTTCCAACCATTTATGAAAAAACACGACAGTTGGGTATCGATATTACCAAAAACCCAATGCCGGTCGTACCCGCAGCCCATTATACCTGCGGTGGTGTTATGGTTGATAAGAACAGTCAAACAGACACTAAAAACCTATACGCAATTGGTGAAGTCGCTTATACCGGGCTCCATGGCGCTAACCGCATGGCGAGTAATTCATTACTCGAATGCTTAGTGTTTGCTCGCGCTGCGGCCCTAGAAATAGAGCAAACCTTAGATAGCAAGCATCGTTATTTAAAGTTGCCTGCGTGGGATGAATCGCGTGTAACTAATTCAGACGAAGAAGTGGTTATTCAGCACAATTGGCATGAGTTGCGACTATTTATGTGGGATTACGTTGGCATCGTGAGAACCAACAATAGATTGCAAAGGGCGATGAACCGCGTTGAATTGCTACAAAAAGAAATCGATGAGTATTATCGTAATTTCAGAGTCAGTAATAATTTATTGGAACTAAGAAATCTAGTACAAGTAGCTGAGCTTATTATTCGATGTGCGATGCAACGTAAAGAAAGCCGAGGCTTACACTACACCTTGGATTATCCAAACATGCTCGAAACAACATCACCCACAGTATTAAAACCAGAAAAGTACAGCGCTAACAGCTAA
- the lepA gene encoding translation elongation factor 4, which yields MKNIRNFSIIAHIDHGKSTLSDRLIQFCGGLSDREMEAQVLDNMDLERERGITIKAQSVTLDYKAKDGETYQLNFIDTPGHVDFSYEVSRSLASCEGALLVVDAGQGVEAQTVANCYTAIEMDLEVLPILNKIDLPQADPDRVSEEIEDIIGIDATGAVACSAKTGIGIEDVLETIVENIPAPEGDPDANLQALIIDSWFDNYQGVVSLVRVMNGEVKAGDKMVVMSTGQTHIIDKVGIFTPKQTETGILRTGEVGFVIAGIKEIHGAPVGDTLTIAKKEAAAPLPGFKKVQPQVYAGIFPISSDDYENFRDALNKLSLNDASLFFEPENSSALGFGFRVGFLGMLHMEIIQERLAREYDLDLITTAPTVNYEVVTTANDVLSIDNPTDLPPVNEIAEIREPIVEANILVPQEHLGNVITLCIEKRGVQKDLVYHGNQVALKYELPMAEVVMDFFDKLKSTSRGYASLDYSFVRFEPSDMVRVDVMINGDRVDALAMITHRSNSVPRGRDLVDKLRELIHRQMFDIAIQAAIGNSIIARSTVKQLRKNVTAKCYGGDVSRKKKLLQKQKEGKKRMKQLGNVEVPQEAFLAVLKLEK from the coding sequence ATGAAAAATATTCGCAATTTCTCGATCATTGCCCATATAGACCACGGTAAATCTACCTTGTCGGATCGACTCATCCAATTTTGTGGCGGCTTAAGCGATCGCGAAATGGAAGCGCAAGTTTTAGACAATATGGATCTAGAGCGCGAGCGTGGTATTACCATTAAGGCACAAAGTGTGACCTTAGACTACAAAGCTAAAGACGGCGAAACATATCAGTTAAACTTTATCGATACACCGGGTCACGTAGATTTTTCATATGAGGTTTCTCGCTCTTTGGCTTCGTGCGAAGGCGCATTGCTTGTCGTTGATGCTGGCCAAGGCGTAGAGGCACAAACCGTAGCGAACTGTTACACCGCGATTGAAATGGACTTGGAAGTTCTACCTATTCTAAACAAGATTGATTTGCCGCAGGCTGATCCTGATCGCGTCAGTGAAGAAATTGAAGATATCATTGGTATCGATGCAACGGGCGCAGTTGCGTGTTCTGCGAAAACAGGCATTGGTATTGAAGATGTACTTGAAACAATCGTAGAAAATATTCCGGCACCAGAAGGTGATCCAGACGCTAACTTACAAGCGCTAATCATTGACTCGTGGTTTGATAACTATCAAGGGGTTGTATCACTTGTTCGTGTGATGAATGGTGAAGTTAAAGCGGGCGATAAGATGGTTGTTATGTCGACAGGACAAACGCACATCATTGATAAAGTCGGTATATTTACGCCAAAACAGACAGAAACCGGTATTTTGAGAACCGGTGAGGTTGGTTTTGTTATCGCAGGTATCAAAGAAATTCATGGTGCTCCGGTAGGTGATACATTAACCATTGCTAAGAAAGAAGCGGCCGCGCCATTACCGGGCTTTAAGAAAGTTCAACCGCAAGTCTATGCAGGTATTTTCCCAATTTCTTCAGACGACTATGAGAACTTCCGTGACGCGCTAAATAAACTTAGCTTGAATGATGCGTCATTATTCTTTGAACCTGAAAATTCTTCTGCACTTGGATTCGGTTTCCGTGTTGGCTTCTTAGGAATGCTGCACATGGAGATTATTCAAGAGCGTTTAGCACGTGAATATGACCTTGATTTAATTACCACAGCACCAACGGTAAATTATGAAGTTGTTACTACTGCAAATGATGTGTTATCGATTGATAATCCAACGGATTTACCGCCTGTAAATGAAATTGCCGAGATTCGCGAACCTATCGTCGAAGCAAATATTTTAGTTCCTCAGGAACATTTAGGTAATGTTATTACTCTATGTATAGAGAAGCGTGGCGTACAAAAAGATTTGGTGTACCACGGTAATCAAGTGGCACTGAAGTACGAACTACCGATGGCGGAAGTGGTAATGGACTTCTTTGATAAGTTGAAATCGACTAGTCGTGGTTATGCTTCGTTGGATTATAGCTTTGTACGCTTCGAACCTTCAGATATGGTACGAGTAGATGTGATGATTAATGGCGACCGCGTTGATGCGCTTGCGATGATTACGCATAGAAGTAACTCAGTGCCGCGCGGCCGTGATTTGGTTGATAAGTTAAGAGAACTAATTCACCGTCAAATGTTTGATATTGCAATACAAGCGGCAATTGGCAACAGCATTATTGCTCGTTCTACGGTTAAACAACTGCGTAAGAACGTAACAGCGAAATGTTACGGTGGTGACGTTAGTCGTAAGAAGAAACTATTGCAGAAGCAAAAAGAAGGTAAAAAACGTATGAAGCAACTAGGTAATGTTGAAGTACCTCAAGAAGCGTTTTTAGCCGTGCTTAAATTGGAGAAATAG
- the acpS gene encoding holo-ACP synthase: MSVVGIGVDIVDVDRIRAMSNAVKTKLAKRVLVESELVRYEQHKFPDAFLAKRWAAKEAAAKALGTGIAKNVSFQHFEILANDNNQPILTMSGEAKAVMQSKGGEQCFLSLSDEEKYAIAYVVLSK; the protein is encoded by the coding sequence TTGTCTGTTGTTGGCATTGGCGTAGACATAGTCGACGTTGATCGCATTAGAGCTATGTCTAATGCGGTTAAAACAAAATTGGCAAAACGCGTATTAGTTGAAAGCGAGCTTGTGCGATATGAGCAACACAAATTTCCCGACGCGTTTTTGGCTAAACGCTGGGCTGCAAAAGAGGCCGCAGCTAAAGCGTTAGGTACAGGGATTGCAAAAAATGTGTCGTTCCAGCACTTTGAAATTCTTGCCAATGACAATAATCAGCCAATACTAACTATGTCGGGCGAAGCTAAGGCTGTGATGCAAAGTAAAGGCGGGGAACAGTGCTTCTTATCGCTTTCTGACGAGGAAAAATACGCCATAGCTTACGTTGTATTGAGCAAGTAA